In Paenibacillus algicola, a genomic segment contains:
- the pabA gene encoding aminodeoxychorismate/anthranilate synthase component II has product MILVIDNYDSFTYNLVQYLGEIGEEVQVYRNDEIDLAGIEKLAPDHILISPGPCTPNEAGISLDVIQHFKGSIPIFGVCLGHQAIGQAFGGNVIRAERLMHGKTSPIHHHGTSVFQGLSNPFTATRYHSLLVEKESLPDCLEVTAWTEEGEIMGLRHKEYPIEGVQFHPESIITDHGHQMLRSFLQNKAGAQA; this is encoded by the coding sequence ATGATTCTGGTCATTGATAATTACGATTCTTTTACCTATAACCTGGTGCAATATTTGGGAGAGATTGGCGAAGAGGTTCAGGTGTACCGCAATGATGAAATTGATCTTGCCGGTATTGAAAAGCTCGCACCGGATCATATTCTGATCTCGCCGGGGCCGTGCACGCCGAATGAGGCCGGCATTAGCCTGGACGTGATTCAGCATTTTAAGGGCAGCATCCCTATTTTCGGCGTCTGTCTCGGTCATCAGGCGATCGGACAAGCATTTGGCGGCAACGTGATTCGGGCGGAGCGCTTGATGCATGGCAAGACCTCGCCTATTCATCATCATGGCACCTCGGTTTTCCAGGGTCTGAGCAATCCTTTTACTGCGACGAGATATCACTCGCTGCTGGTGGAGAAGGAAAGTCTGCCTGACTGTCTGGAGGTTACAGCCTGGACCGAAGAGGGCGAAATTATGGGGCTGCGGCACAAGGAATATCCGATCGAAGGCGTTCAGTTTCATCCGGAATCCATTATTACGGACCATGGCCATCAAATGCTGCGCAGCTTTCTGCAGAACAAGGCCGGCGCTCAGGCATGA